GATGTTGTAGGCCCTATTTGTGAATCCGGTGATTTTCTTGCCAAGGACCGTCAAATTCAGCCCTTAAAGCAGGGTGATCTTTTTGCTGTAGGCAGCGCCGGCGCCTATGGTTTTACCATGTCTTCCAATTATAACTCAAGAGTAAGGGCGGCTGAAGTTATGGTCAAGGGTAACGCCTTCCAGGTCATCAGGGAGAGGGAAGAATTCAGGGATCTCATTAAAGGAGAAAAAATACCTTCATTCCTGTAAATCAGATGGGACGGGAAGTATCTGCCTTATCGAGTAAAACCGATTGCAGATCTTCCCATTTTATATTATACGTCTCACCGCAAAAGTGACAGGTCACCTGCTGCGGCTCTTTCTTTTTTATCATTTCTTCCAGTTCTACAGCCTCAAGCGAATTAATGATGGTAAGCGATTTTTTGTAGTTGCAGCGGCAACGAAAGGTCATCTCTTTTTCTTCAAGAATCTCAAGATCTTCCATTTTAAAAAGCTCTGCAAATGCAGCGATTTCTTCCGCTCCGCCAAGAAGCTCTTTAACACGGCCCTTTTCAAATTCTTCGAGAACATGAACAAATTTCTCTGTATCGGCATCAGGCAGTTTCCGAACCATAAGTCCCCTCATCTTTTCTATCCTGAAATCCTGCATTTTTGAAAATATTTCAACCCCCGTGGGAACCTGTTCCGACCGGTTGAGATATCTGGCGGTAACCGTTCTTATATTGGGTGGAGAAATATTTACCTGTCCTGAGTAGATAATACCCCGCTCATCAGAACGTATTACATTCAGGGTTCCTGTGTTTCCAAGAATTTCACTTTCCTTGATGTCAGCTTTTCCATCAACATTATCGAGAAGCTTTACATCCGTATAACCCCTCACATACCCCTCATAACCTGCCTCGACAATGATCCCGTTGATGGGCCCGTCAACTTTAAGCTGAAAAGTAATTCTCTCCCCCCGGCCTTTAAGGCCCGATGAAATAAGTGCGGCACTAACTACACTTTGTCCCAGTATTTCTGCTGTCGCCGGACCATTAAGGTGGCGCTGCTCAAGAAGGGAGGCCGTTTTTGAAACATCGATAAAAATGAGGCTCATTCCGTATTTATCAGAAATCGCCCGCTTTAAGCTATCCATAGAAGCTCCCTTTTAAAAATGAAAGTAAAAATGATTATCCCACATTGCTTAGCTTGCAGGAATAGTAAAGTAAAATCGGCTCCCCGGGCGAACTCAATTGCTGATTCGGCAATTCTCTCATAAAAGCCATCGAAATTACCATCGGAAATGGAAAAGAGATACCTTTCCATAGTTTTCTCGTAATAATCGATACTCATTTCAGTGCGATAAAGTTGATGGCTCTCGGCCTGCCTCTTCCAGTTGAGGACAGGCTCCTTCCTCTATGGAGAAGGGCTTCAATGATTTCAATGAGAAATGATCTCGATTTATCGCTTAATCCTGTAATTGCCATGGTAAGCCTCAATGAAAGAATCATATGACAGTTTACTTAAAATTTGAAGTTTAAAAAGGTATAAATAAAAATTTCGGATTTATTGACAGCCAATTTTTTTATGTTAAGATCAGTATTAAGGCTGCTCTACATAAGGGGAAAAAATGAAGATCCTGAAAATAGAAAAAGAAAATATTCTGCCTTTCCTGGAACATCTTGCTTCCTTTGGCGAGTTGCATGCGCCTCAGAAAAAAGGCAAAAAATCATCTGCTTACCAGGTAGTCACCGATCCATCCAAAGTTATCGTTTCAAACGAAGAATATACGCGAACCATTCTCCCTATAAAAAAGTTTTTTCATAAACCCGTCGATAAGATGATGACCTTTTCACCTGAGAAAGGTTATGAAGATGCCTATGAAGATGAGGGGAAAAAAGTAATCTTCGGTGTACATTCCTGCGAAATTAACGCACTCCTTACCCTTGACCGTGTCTTTGCCGGCAAATATGTCGATACTTACTACTTCAGAAGGCGGCAAAATACCGCCATTATAGGAATTAGTTGCATTCCTGATGAATATTGCTATTGTCACAGCATGGGTACGAGCTTTGCGGAAGAAGGTTTTGACCTCTTCCTTTCTGATGTTGGAAACGCTTACCTGGTAAAGATCGGCACCAGCCTCGGTGACGACATGGTCTCAACGGCAGAGTCTTTATTTACGGAATACGACAATAATGACCTCCAGGAATACAAGCGGCGAATTAATGAATTCACAACACTTTTTACAACAAAAGTCGATGAATCGGACCTGCCTGCCATCCTTGATATGGAGTACAAAAGCGAAATATGGGAGGAAATGGGGAACCGCTGTTTTAATTGCGGCATCTGCTCCATGGTTTGCCCTACCTGCTTCTGTTTTGACGTTTACGACGAAGTCTGCCTTGACGGTGCAACGGGAGAGAGAAAACGCTGCTGGGATTCCTGCCTTTTCAAAAGCCATGCCATGGTTGCAGGCGGGCACAACTTCAGGGAAAAACGCGCGGACAGGTTCAAGCACCGTTTCCTTCACAAGCACCAGGAGTTCATGGGAGAGTTTGGCAGACCGAGTTGCGTAGGCTGCGGAAGGTGTACCCAGGAATGTCCCGCTGATATCCATTTTGTCGGTATGCTCAAAAGAATCAAGGGTGACATATCCTGCATCCATCCGGAGGATGAATAAGATGATACAGTTTGCACAAAAAGCCCTGTTTTACAATCCTTACCTCCCTCATCCATGCAGAATCGTGGCTTCAACACCTCAAACTGAAGACACCATGCTTTTTAAGGTCAGGTTTGAAGACGATAAACTGGCCGAGGAATTCATTCATAAACCGGGTCAGTTTGTTCAGGTAAGCGTTATGGGAACGGGGGAGTGCCCTATTTCCATCGCTTCGCCACCAACAAGGCATGGAACGGTAGATCTTTGCATTCGAAAAGCGGGCCGCGTTACAGAGGCCTTTCACGCCATGGGACAAAATGCCCTTTTCGGAATGAGAGGTCCCTACGGCAATGGTTATCCCGTTGACG
Above is a window of Deltaproteobacteria bacterium DNA encoding:
- a CDS encoding Hsp33 family molecular chaperone HslO: MDSLKRAISDKYGMSLIFIDVSKTASLLEQRHLNGPATAEILGQSVVSAALISSGLKGRGERITFQLKVDGPINGIIVEAGYEGYVRGYTDVKLLDNVDGKADIKESEILGNTGTLNVIRSDERGIIYSGQVNISPPNIRTVTARYLNRSEQVPTGVEIFSKMQDFRIEKMRGLMVRKLPDADTEKFVHVLEEFEKGRVKELLGGAEEIAAFAELFKMEDLEILEEKEMTFRCRCNYKKSLTIINSLEAVELEEMIKKKEPQQVTCHFCGETYNIKWEDLQSVLLDKADTSRPI
- a CDS encoding 4Fe-4S dicluster domain-containing protein, whose amino-acid sequence is MKILKIEKENILPFLEHLASFGELHAPQKKGKKSSAYQVVTDPSKVIVSNEEYTRTILPIKKFFHKPVDKMMTFSPEKGYEDAYEDEGKKVIFGVHSCEINALLTLDRVFAGKYVDTYYFRRRQNTAIIGISCIPDEYCYCHSMGTSFAEEGFDLFLSDVGNAYLVKIGTSLGDDMVSTAESLFTEYDNNDLQEYKRRINEFTTLFTTKVDESDLPAILDMEYKSEIWEEMGNRCFNCGICSMVCPTCFCFDVYDEVCLDGATGERKRCWDSCLFKSHAMVAGGHNFREKRADRFKHRFLHKHQEFMGEFGRPSCVGCGRCTQECPADIHFVGMLKRIKGDISCIHPEDE